From a region of the Deinobacterium chartae genome:
- a CDS encoding GAF domain-containing protein produces MHDLVSVSGLPKPEQYAELVQQLRGLLEGERDSIANLANASALLYHSLEGLNWAGFYLHRGDELVLGPFQGKVACVRLALGRGVCGTAAASRTTQVVEDVHAFPGHIACDPASRSEIVVPLIQGDRLIGVLDIDSPQLSRFDAQDREGLEAFARVLLEATDF; encoded by the coding sequence ATGCACGACCTTGTTTCTGTCAGCGGCCTGCCCAAACCCGAACAGTACGCCGAACTTGTCCAGCAATTGCGGGGACTGCTCGAGGGAGAGCGCGACTCGATCGCCAACCTTGCCAATGCCAGCGCCTTGCTCTATCACAGCCTCGAGGGACTGAACTGGGCAGGATTTTACCTGCACCGCGGCGACGAGCTGGTGCTGGGACCCTTCCAGGGCAAGGTGGCCTGCGTGCGCCTCGCACTGGGCCGGGGCGTGTGCGGCACCGCTGCCGCCTCGAGAACCACGCAGGTGGTCGAGGACGTACACGCCTTTCCCGGGCATATCGCCTGCGACCCGGCCAGCCGCTCGGAAATCGTGGTCCCGCTGATCCAGGGAGACCGGCTGATCGGGGTGCTGGACATCGACAGCCCGCAACTTTCGCGCTTTGACGCCCAGGACCGCGAAGGCCTCGAGGCCTTCGCGCGGGTCTTGCTCGAGGCCACGGACTTCTAA
- a CDS encoding DUF937 domain-containing protein: protein MSILDAVLGQLGGGQLGQLSQRIGADEQQTHGAVRAALPLLLSGLAQRSRTPEGERHLAEQLEAGQGQGLLQQAFGGRQEVIEQTVSRSSGLEAGKVARLLPLLAPLVMNILNQQRRSGGGAGGGLGSLLDAEQGRLEQQHPGTQSALTRLLDSNGDGSVLDDVAGMLGRFRR, encoded by the coding sequence ATGTCCATACTGGACGCGGTGCTCGGACAACTCGGAGGCGGCCAGCTCGGCCAGCTCAGCCAACGGATCGGTGCGGACGAGCAGCAGACCCACGGCGCGGTGCGGGCGGCCCTGCCGCTGCTGCTTTCCGGTCTGGCCCAGCGCAGCCGGACGCCCGAAGGCGAGCGGCACCTCGCCGAGCAACTCGAGGCCGGACAGGGACAGGGCCTGCTGCAGCAGGCTTTCGGTGGACGTCAGGAGGTCATCGAGCAGACCGTCAGTCGCAGCAGCGGCCTCGAAGCGGGCAAGGTCGCCCGGTTGCTGCCGCTGCTGGCCCCGCTGGTGATGAACATCCTCAACCAGCAGCGCCGCAGCGGCGGCGGCGCGGGCGGCGGACTCGGCAGCCTGCTGGATGCGGAACAGGGCCGCCTCGAGCAGCAGCATCCGGGGACACAAAGTGCCCTGACCCGCCTGCTCGACTCGAACGGCGACGGCTCGGTTCTGGACGATGTTGCCGGAATGCTGGGCCGCTTCCGGCGTTAG
- a CDS encoding GNAT family N-acetyltransferase yields the protein MTPPPFPRLETARLRLRPFAPGDLEALRGYRADPEVTLLSCPGALPLHPAFRARRTD from the coding sequence ATGACGCCCCCGCCGTTTCCGCGCCTCGAGACCGCGCGGCTGCGGCTGCGGCCGTTCGCACCCGGCGACCTCGAGGCTCTGCGCGGGTACCGGGCCGATCCCGAGGTGACCCTGCTTTCCTGCCCGGGTGCGCTGCCGCTTCACCCCGCGTTCAGGGCGAGGCGGACAGACTAG